In Ooceraea biroi isolate clonal line C1 chromosome 6, Obir_v5.4, whole genome shotgun sequence, the genomic stretch GCGAGCATCATCCGATGCGTAATCGGTGACGGGTAATGTTTATCGCCGCGCTACGCCAAGTCACGgctctttgaaaaatatatacaacgCGAAAACGGCTAGACCTTCGAGATAACTTtagcttaaggggggagcctgctttagaacgctgaaaataaggtatattttacgaattgtttttggagaaactatacagcggatcattataaaactttgatgcgtttattagtacatgtttaaagatacaaaaaattattttttgatttgaatatatcgcctgtagaggtcgtcctggagaaatcttagtgcagccgcgtcgccggcattgcaaattggtgagcattctcctgcctccaaatttcgtctaaactgaaaaattgaaatgtgttctcgttatttatgaattcccatcgtcgatgaaccaaagagagaagaaaaaagttgaaaagtgccaaaatggtggagcttacaacacaaaagtacgatttttaggcaaagcttttgaacttttcatgcaaaaataattgtttaccttaaggggggagcctgctttagaacgctgaaaataaggtatattttacgaattgtttttggagaaactatacagcggatcattataaaactttgatgcgtttattggtacatgtttaaagatacaaaaaattattttttgatttgaatatgtcgcctgtagaggtcgtcctggagaaatcttagtgcagccgcgtcgccggcattgcaaattggtgagcattctcctgcctccaaatttcgtctaaactgaaaaattgaaatgtgttctcgttatttatgaattcccatcgtcgatgaaccaaaaagagaagaaaaaagttgaaaagtgccaaaatggtggagcttagaacacaaaagtacgatttttaggcaaagcttttgaacttttcatgcaaaaataattgtttaacttaaggggggagcccgctttagaacgctgaaaataaggtatattttacgaattgtttttggagaaactatacagcggatcattataaaactttgatgcgtttattagtacatgtttaaagatacaaaaaattattttttgatttgaatatgtcgcctgtagaggtcgtcctggagaaatcttagtgcagccgcgtcgccggcattgcaaattggtgagcattctcctgcctccaaatttcgtctaaactgaaaaattgaaatgtgttctcgttatttatgaattcccatcgtcgatgaaccaaagagagaagaaaaaagttgaaaagtgccaaaatcgtggagcttagaacacaaaagtacgatttttaggcaaagcttttgaacttttcatgcaaaaataattgtttaccttaaggggggagcctgctttagaacgctgaaaataaggtatattttacgaattgtttttggagaaactatacagcggatcattataaaactttgatgcgtttattagtacatgtttaaagatacaaaaaattattttttgatttgaatatatcgcctgtagaggtcgtcctggagaaatcttagtgcagccgcgtcgccggcattgcaaattggtgagcattctcctgcctccaaatttcgtctaaactgaaaaattgaaatgtgttctcgttatttatgaattcccatcgtcgatgaaccaaagagagaagaaaaaagttgaaaagtgccaaaatggtggagcttacaacacaaaagtacgatttttaggcaaagtcgttgaactttttcatgcaaaagtaattgtttaacttaaggggggagcttgctttagaacgctgaaaataaggtatattttacgaattgtttttggagaaactatacagcggatcattataaaactttgatgcgtttattagtacatgtttaaagatacaaaaaattattttttgatttgaatatatcgcctgtagaggtcgtcctggagaaatcttagtgcagccgcgtcgccggcattgcaaattggtgagcattctcctgcctccaaatttcgtctaaactgaaaaattgaaatgtgttctcgttatttatgaattcccatcgtcgatgaaccaaagagagaagaaaaaagttgaaaagtgccaaaatggtggagcttagaacacaaaagtacgatttttaggcaaagttgttgaactttttcatgcaaaagtaattgtttaacttaatgtttttatgaatattaaaggttcatcgacgatgggaattcataaataacgagaaaatatttcaatttttcagtttggatgaaatttggaggcaggagaatgctcgccaatttacaatgccggctgcactaagatgcctccaggacgacctctacaggcgatatattcaaataaaaaaataatttttttatctttaaacatgtactaataaatgcataaaagttttataatgatccgctgtatagtttctccaaaaaaaattcgtaaaattataccttattttcaacgttctaaagcaggctccccccttaacagCGCAGCGGTGGTCTTCCCTTGGCAGTGAATGCACGCATAAATTTCGCATTTGATTCAGGTAAAACCGCGATGCGTCAACGTGTGTATTATACGCATACAAGGTGCGTATACACGCACTACGCGTGATTTGtaacagaaattaatttctcaacaTGACGGGCGGTTGACGTTGTCTCGTGCATGCTACCATGGTGGAAGTAACAAGGTGTGCTATTATCTCGGACGAATCTCGTCACGTTCTGCGCAGCACCAAGTTGTCGCCATTTTGCAAATAGCGACCAATAGCAACGCGACAATAAATGTAAACGAGAGTGTCACACACAGGTTATGCACCGTTTCAGTCTCGCACGTCGCACAATGCCGTCGTGTTCGTTTAAACAGCGCAAAAACAcgtcacgaaataataaacatgttaggtatttttcatttccaaaaaatgaagaaacgaTTGCGCAGTAGAAAAGACTGCAAAGAAAATGTCAATGCAAAGAACGGCATGTATATATGCAACATTGAAAGGTGGTAAAtggaatttaacaaattaaatatgatagaatataataaaatacattatttaaaatttctttatctaGCTCGGGTTTGTTCTCAACATTTTAAGACCTCGCAATATAAAGATCGGTCATTTTCACGTGAGATACtacctatacagggtgtcccagacctaccgtatcaccggttaatggtggATTCccgaggtgattctgagacgaatgttcctcttgcgaAATGTCGAGGGTGACGTAGCTTCGGCGCTACGAGGGGTTGCAGTTATCccaatctaacctaacctaacctaacctaacctatccttgtgtagaattttcccgcgttcagcgACGGCGGGTCGaagggtcccgcgcatcgcgcacacttcaatttgaccCTAATTTTTCGCGGCCGTTCAAACTGAAGCACGAGCGATGCGCGAGACCCCTTCGACCCGCCTCTACATTCTACACAAGGacaggataactacaacccctcgtagcgccgaaactacgccaccctcgacattttgcaagaggaacattcgtctcagaatcgcctcgggaatctaccattaaccggtgatacggtaggtctgggacaccctgtattttatttaaaaaaatatatttaccataAGTGCACACAaaagatcttttatttaatccttttcttatccgaatcttttttttaattcacttaaattattcaagatgGCGGACTCTTGTCACGCTCTCTTGTTGGTCAGTAGAAATGTCTGCGCAGTAGCACACCTTGTTACTTCCACCATGCATACTACGATGGTTTGTTTTGGCTACTTTGCCGATTCTTGCACCCCTTTCGAGTTAGGTAGGTGTCGGTACGGAAATACACTTGTATAAATAGACACACTGTGCGTCGCTTTCCGTAGGCTGGCTGTATCGTTGCCACGTGTCGTGATCGTTATAATGTTTGAACGCAATTATTGTTCTGCATCCTTATTATTCGTTACGAGTTCCTCATTAAAAAGTTGCTCCACCTGTCTCTGACgcatttcatttgcatttctttAGACTCTTCGAACAACATCACACCCATTGTATTAAAAACATCGTGATGTTAATTATACTAGGATAACTGTACGTGAGtgtatattgtaatttaacTCTTTGAAAGAACTTTTGATACAGCAACACTATGATTACATCAAATGTCCAATGAAATCGATTTATAGTTTTTCTGAAGAAgtaatcaatattattatagcttTATCAGATAATTCTAATCACTcgtatctttaaaaaaatattaataaatacttatttACGCttagaaattgatattttatgatagagagctttgtgtgtgtgcgtgtgtgtgagaaagaaagaaaaagtaaaagcGAGATGGCGagtgtgaaataaaaaattattttacaaatatttatatttaataacgacTAACGACGTAGTAACCTAAGTACGAAGAATTCCATTATCATTTTTACAGAGAATTAAAACTTCGTATTTTGCGTAGGTACTCGTATCGTATATGAACGTGCATTTCTGATGAATTTGCGGAACTCTCCGATATCGCGAACACCGCCACGAAACACACTGACCATACCATCGGAATTGCTGAAAGGCAGTACACCAGCCATCACCAGGGATCCTGCTAAAAATACTGATAAAGGTCAGTTTACGTCTCTTGTCGGTGTTTacctttcttttatatttatggtTCGGTTGATACAGACTTAGAACCATATTTTAGAACGAAATTCAGTCAGTCTCGGAGACCTTGGATTTGTTTAGATCAAACATTCGTTGAACAGCAGTTTAGGAATATTGGCAGATGATTCGTAGATGAATTTGTTAATTCCAACCGATGGAATATGGAAatatagataatttattataactaatgctaaaataataaaatggcaTAAGTCGATCGATTCATAGATCGAAAGAAAATATGTTTCGATAGTTAgcataaaattgcaaatttttaagataaatgCTTTTATCTTGGAATAAACGAgcatatattgttaatattctaatatttataatatcaatgaCGCATATGTCCAATATTAATACTGTACTCAAGAAATATTCTCACACGTTTATGTGATACCTTACAGATGCAGTGATTGAAGAATCCGCGGAACAGTTCGAAATGGACATGTgaattaaacattatatacAAACCTGCCGTCATTCATGACGATCGCAATGTGTTCGTCGTTATATCCGAGAACATTGTCGATCAGTTTTCTGAGAATCGCGAAAGTACAAATGCGATTCGACTCTGTGCCTTTTGCCACTGGCTTTGCTAAGAATATTACACGAGTTTTTAAGAGACAATGTTCTTTAATGGAGTAAAGACGAATTCTCAATTATGCTTATTGTGTGCAAATTTTCGGAGGTTACGATTCAGCAACGTAACACGTACATTTAAGGAATTACGTTTAAGAAATGTAAAGCCATGAATGTGGACGCGCTAACGCGTAATTAGCGATCGTCAGTCTTCCTTTGAAAATTATGAATGATGTGACGCTTTGTAATTCGTTCCTTAAGTGACTTCTGTATCTGTGAATAAATGATACATTTTTTACTTACACATATTccacattattatttattatatatcatacaaatatttatgaattataaaaatataacatccACTGATCGCGCGATATAGTTAATTGGCagcaatgaaaattattataaattgcattCTTAAATGTTTTGCGAGAATGTCATTTCAAGACGATCGTGTGcgcagataaaaataaaatgtataaaacctgcgttaatattatattaaatataagtttcttgtcatattaatataacttgAAGTCATCACAATTCTATtctgaaaaagaattataaaaacaattttctcgaaaattataatttcgtaatgaCGACATTTTTCACCGCCATTAAAATACaagatataatacaaaatataaaaatacaagatataatacataataattgaaaactaaaCATACAATTCTACGTCATATATGTCCTTAAGAGCAAATTTAATCACGTATCGTTCTGATACatattaagtaattattaactttaataaaaatgcaaaaacaaAGTATATCTTTGATTTTAAGTTAACTAGAGTTTTCTAGTTTTGTTATCCTTTCCAGAATTATTTTCGCAACGTTAACTCTAGCTCCATGCCGATCAAGATCATCGTAATAAATTAACTCGCATAAATCTCTCGTGTCGGGGTCACTCTGTAAAGTCTCTTGcaactttttataaaacatttcgaTTACCTGTTTTTTGTATCGTTGGTACACCGCGGATTCTGGATGATTATGTTTCTGTATTTCATAGTACGTTAACAAAGGTGTCGCACCTTCCACCACCACGTATTTTGGCTTGCTCGATTTCTGTCCGTCAGGATATATCTTGTACGCGCTATTATGATAGTTTCTGCGTATGGTGCCGGCCCGGTTGCGCGTTTCTGCTTCCAGTTCTTGCGCGCTTTCCATCCATTGGCACGACGCGTCTTTTAGATCTGGTGGAATGTATCCCGACGACGGTATCAAGATGAACATTCTGTGCACCGGAAAAGTGATGTTGTGGTTGTCCTCGAAATTCTCAATCTTTTCGATGATACCCTTGGTGGCCGTGCCGGTGGACGGCAGGATCACTCGCAGGTAGCCGTAATAGTAGCTGTACGCCATACCCGTGCCGTAGTCCAAGCCCTTCATCGCGCTGAGAGGACACGGTTCACCTTCCC encodes the following:
- the LOC105276703 gene encoding eukaryotic translation initiation factor 4E-binding protein 1, whose amino-acid sequence is MSASPIARQATQSQSIPSKRIVIHDPNQLPADYSSTPGGTLYSTTPGGTRIVYERAFLMNLRNSPISRTPPRNTLTIPSELLKGSTPAITRDPAKNTDKDAVIEESAEQFEMDM
- the LOC105276704 gene encoding stimulator of interferon genes protein isoform X2; its protein translation is MESERNSSQAEGKLKIYLTYGVILLVIFANAAYKAPRDGGIASLIATCFVTFVFATIFLLCDVALRPCRTLVSLADASQRAGGSLASLASCNFALNTASATTVVIGALLFLGLTVATRRMIELADWEGEPCPLSAMKGLDYGTGMAYSYYYGYLRVILPSTGTATKGIIEKIENFEDNHNITFPVHRMFILIPSSGYIPPDLKDASCQWMESAQELEAETRNRAGTIRRNYHNSAYKIYPDGQKSSKPKYVVVEGATPLLTYYEIQKHNHPESAVYQRYKKQIQKSLKERITKRHIIHNFQRKTDDR
- the LOC105276704 gene encoding uncharacterized protein LOC105276704 isoform X1, whose product is MESERNSSQAEGKLKIYLTYGVILLVIFANAAYKAPRDGGIASLIATCFVTFVFATIFLLCDVALRPCRTLVSLADASQRAGGSLASLASCNFALNTASATTVVIGALLFLGLTVATRRCPLNYVWDFGPYVCIPSMIFSFCLLRMIELADWEGEPCPLSAMKGLDYGTGMAYSYYYGYLRVILPSTGTATKGIIEKIENFEDNHNITFPVHRMFILIPSSGYIPPDLKDASCQWMESAQELEAETRNRAGTIRRNYHNSAYKIYPDGQKSSKPKYVVVEGATPLLTYYEIQKHNHPESAVYQRYKKQIQKSLKERITKRHIIHNFQRKTDDR
- the LOC105276704 gene encoding stimulator of interferon genes protein isoform X3 — translated: MIELADWEGEPCPLSAMKGLDYGTGMAYSYYYGYLRVILPSTGTATKGIIEKIENFEDNHNITFPVHRMFILIPSSGYIPPDLKDASCQWMESAQELEAETRNRAGTIRRNYHNSAYKIYPDGQKSSKPKYVVVEGATPLLTYYEIQKHNHPESAVYQRYKKQIQKSLKERITKRHIIHNFQRKTDDR